A genomic stretch from Hymenobacter psoromatis includes:
- a CDS encoding acylneuraminate cytidylyltransferase, which yields MTTIPKSMLTLIQARRGSSRLPDKVSLDLVGRPLLVRQVERVRQARLAGRVAVITTDEPSDDPLAELCQQHGIEVFRGSALDLLDRHYQAALHFGETEGVVKIPSDCPLIDPAIIDKVLGFFEATKGQYDFVSNLHPATYPDGNDVEVMTLAALETAWREARRPLEREHTTPFFWENPDRFRLASVVWETGLDYSMSHRFTIDYPADYEFIKVVYEALYPVNPRFGLADILTLLKQRPDIYALNADLAGVNWYRNHLDELRTVDAGNTKQL from the coding sequence ATGACAACGATTCCAAAAAGTATGCTCACCCTCATTCAGGCCCGGCGCGGCTCCTCGCGCCTCCCCGATAAAGTCAGCCTCGACCTCGTGGGCCGGCCGCTGCTGGTGCGCCAGGTCGAGCGCGTGCGGCAGGCGCGGCTAGCGGGCCGCGTGGCCGTCATCACCACCGACGAGCCCAGCGACGACCCGCTGGCCGAGCTGTGCCAACAGCATGGCATTGAGGTATTTCGGGGCAGCGCCCTCGACCTGCTCGACCGCCACTACCAGGCCGCGCTGCACTTTGGCGAAACGGAGGGGGTAGTAAAAATCCCCAGCGACTGCCCGCTCATCGACCCGGCCATTATTGATAAAGTCCTCGGCTTTTTTGAGGCGACGAAGGGCCAGTATGACTTCGTGAGCAACCTGCACCCCGCCACCTACCCCGACGGCAACGACGTGGAAGTGATGACCCTCGCGGCCCTCGAAACGGCCTGGCGCGAAGCCCGCCGCCCGCTGGAGCGCGAGCACACTACCCCCTTCTTCTGGGAGAACCCCGACCGCTTCCGCCTGGCCAGCGTAGTTTGGGAAACGGGCCTGGACTACTCGATGTCGCACCGTTTCACCATCGACTATCCGGCTGATTATGAGTTCATTAAAGTCGTGTACGAAGCGCTTTATCCAGTCAATCCGCGTTTTGGGCTGGCTGATATCCTGACTTTATTAAAACAAAGGCCAGACATTTACGCCTTAAATGCTGACCTAGCCGGCGTGAACTGGTACCGCAATCACTTGGACGAGTTGCGGACGGTGGACGCGGGTAATACAAAGCAATTGTAA